From one Humulus lupulus chromosome 8, drHumLupu1.1, whole genome shotgun sequence genomic stretch:
- the LOC133797832 gene encoding uncharacterized protein LOC133797832, with product MVAESWFRSLWKTPKKHEAAVEKAVIGVLAFEVASLMSKMIHLWQSLTDKQVARFREEITNSVGIKKLISDDDEYIVKLICKEMIDNVFHVAKAVARLGKKCSDPTLKNFEQAFNDWIRYGVDLNGWAFTWKKMERKAKKMEKFISLNANLYQEMEVYADLEQTLRRMKSNEDSDAASLLEFGKKVTWKKHEVKRIQDDSLWNKTYDYTVLLLARFMFTLFGRIKHVFGSPQFDIGEIEDSGVISSDQIYRSQSVSAMLQSSAHQSERGLPRFASGPIGNFTAKSGPISKTNKTNNFYSGPISVGASTPNPGPVTDKKRNIFHSGPIGRSMTKSGPISGISKMTKKMWQTHDHSRSTNGKKSHAKSNRLTQVGPFKGCMMAGNSSPVTNCHLSSNGIHSRVLNGVNDANTDLIMPSNIELNPLSSISNCKLLAAPPNTLGAAALALHYANAVVVIEKLAASPHLIGLDARDDLYNMLPVSVRTALRAKLKPCSKSLASSSYDPVLAGEWNDAMTSILEWLAPLAHNTIRWQSERSFEQQNLVSKANVLLVQTLYFANQEKTEAMITELLVGLNYIWRFGRELNAKALLECASGRVYDEYLELDA from the coding sequence ATGGTTGCGGAATCGTGGTTTCGCAGCCTTTGGAAGACCCCAAAAAAGCATGAGGCTGCTGTGGAGAAAGCAGTTATTGGAGTTTTGGCATTTGAAGTAGCCAGTTTAATGTCTAAGATGATCCATTTATGGCAGTCTCTGACTGATAAGCAGGTTGCTAGGTTCAGAGAAGAGATTACAAACTCAGTTGGTATAAAGAAATTAATCTCAGACGATGATGAATACATTGTGAAATTAATATGTAAAGAAATGATTGATAATGTTTTTCATGTGGCAAAAGCTGTGGCTAGACTTGGAAAGAAGTGCAGTGATCCCACTTTGAAGAATTTTGAGCAAGCTTTCAATGACTGGATCAGATATGGTGTTGATCTGAATGGGTGGGCATTTACGTGGAAGAAAATGGAAAGGAAAGCTAAGAAGATGGAAAAGTTTATTTCACTTAATGCAAATTTGTATCAAGAGATGGAAGTGTATGCAGATCTTGAACAAACTTTAAGGAGAATGAAGAGTAATGAAGACTCAGATGCTGCCAGTTTGCTGGAGTTTGGGAAGAAAGTTACCTGGAAGAAGCACGAGGTGAAACGTATACAAGACGACTCTCTTTGGAACAAGACTTATGACTACACAGTTCTTCTCTTGGCGCGATTTATGTTCACACTTTTCGGTAGGATCAAGCATGTCTTTGGGTCTCCACAGTTTGACATTGGTGAAATTGAAGATTCTGGAGTTATAAGTTCTGATCAGATTTATCGTAGCCAATCAGTCTCTGCAATGTTGCAATCTTCAGCTCATCAATCTGAGAGGGGCCTTCCTAGATTTGCATCAGGCCCCATCGGGAACTTTACAGCTAAATCAGGGCCAATTTCTAAAACaaataaaaccaataatttcTATTCTGGTCCTATCAGTGTTGGTGCCTCAACTCCAAATCCTGGTCCTGTTACTGACAAGAAACGAAACATTTTTCATTCGGGTCCTATTGGGAGGTCAATGACAAAATCAGGTCCAATTTCTGGGATAAGTAAAATGACCAAGAAGATGTGGCAAACTCATGACCATTCACGATCTACTAATGGAAAGAAATCTCACGCGAAATCTAATCGATTAACTCAAGTGGGTCCTTTTAAAGGGTGTATGATGGCTGGAAACAGTTCTCCTGTCACCAATTGTCATTTAAGTTCAAATGGAATTCACTCAAGAGTCCTGAATGGAGTCAATGATGCCAATACCGACCTAATTATGCCCAGCAACATAGAGCTTAATCCATTGAGTTCTATTTCCAATTGTAAGTTGTTGGCCGCACCACCCAATACCCTTGGTGCTGCAGCCTTGGCTCTTCACTATGCCAATGCTGTTGTTGTAATTGAGAAGTTAGCGGCTTCTCCTCACCTGATTGGACTTGATGCAAGAGATGACCTGTACAATATGCTGCCTGTAAGTGTGAGAACTGCCCTTAGGGCAAAGCTAAAACCATGCAGCAAGAGCTTGGCCTCATCAAGCTATGACCCAGTTCTTGCGGGAGAGTGGAACGATGCGATGACATCAATATTAGAATGGTTGGCGCCGCTAGCACATAATACCATAAGATGGCAGTCTGAGCGAAGCTTTGAGCAGCAGAACTTGGTTTCTAAAGCTAACGTGCTTCTGGTACAAACTCTTTACTTTGCGAATCAGGAAAAAACTGAAGCAATGATTACCGAGCTTCTTGTTGGTCTAAATTACATCTGGAGATTTGGTAGAGAACTCAATGCTAAAGCTCTATTAGAGTGTGCTAGCGGTAGAGTATATGATGAGTATTTGGAACTAGATGCATGA